One window of Nicotiana tomentosiformis chromosome 11, ASM39032v3, whole genome shotgun sequence genomic DNA carries:
- the LOC138900997 gene encoding uncharacterized protein: MTNNNGNQTVPMVTANASTSRTTPTLVPVGKPEKFSWINFKRWKQKIFFCLTTLSLQKFIKEDVPILPDETPENERFLVTESWKHSDFLCKNYILSGLEDDLYNVYSNMETSKQLWIALERKYKTEDAGLKKFVAAKFLDYKIVDSKIFIEGLVINEAFQVASMIEKLPPLWKNL; encoded by the exons atgacCAATAACAACGGGAACCAGACTGTTCCTATGGTGACTGCCAATGCATCGACAAGCCGGACAACACCGACATTGGTACCGGTAggaaaacccgaaaaattttcctGGATTAATTTCAAGCGGTGGAAGCAGAAGATATTCTTCTGCTTGACGACTTTAAGTCTGCAGAAGTTCATTAAGGAagatgttcctattctgcctgacgaaactccagaaaatgaacgctttctcgtgactgagtcgtggaagcattctgattttctttgcaagaattacattcttagCGGACTAGAGGACGATCTGTATAACGTCTATAGTAATATGGAGACGTCAAAACAACTGTGGATAGCGCTTGAAAGGAAATACAAAACGGAAGATGCCGGGttaaagaaattcgttgccgctaaatttttggactataaaatagtagatagcaa AATTTTcattgaaggtcttgtcatcaatgaagcattccaagttgcatcaatgattgagaagttgcctcctttGTGGAAGAACTTATAA